Genomic window (Insulibacter thermoxylanivorax):
ACGAAGAATGCTGTGACCCGGCTGAGCACGAGCAGAAAAGCAGGCAGCACTTGCATCAGTAGTTCTATCACGACAGCCTCATCCTATAAAACGATACAAATTATTAAACAACCCGTAAGCAAAATCGTAGAGCACGGTGATGATCCATTCTCCGAATACCAGCACAGCTAAGAATACTGCGAAGATCTTCGGAATAAATGCAAGGGTCTGCTCCTGAATCTGCGTCGTCGCCTGAAAGATACTCACAATCAATCCCACGATCAAAGCCACCAATAAGAGCGGTCCGCTGACCTTCAAGATGGTTGTGATCGCTTCCCCTGCCAGGCCTATGATAAAGTCAGCACTCATCATCATTCCCCCTGTCTGTTACGCAGACTAGACATTGAAGCTCAGAAGCAGGGACCTCACCACCAGATGCCAGCCGTCTACCAGCACGAACAGCAAGATCTTAAACGGCAAGGAGATCATGACCGGAGGCAGCATCATCATCCCCATCCCCATTAAGACACTAGAGACAATCATGTCGATGATCAAAAAGGGGATAAAGATCATAAATCCCATCTGAAAAGCCGTCTTTAGCTCGCTTATGGCAAATGCGGGAATGAGTGCTGTTAAGGGCACCTCATCCACATTCGTCGGTTTCTCCGCTTGTGAGAATTCCAGGAAGAGCAGCAAGTCCTTCTCCCGAGTCTGGTTCAGCATGAATTGTTTGATCGGCCTGGCTGCGTTATCCAGTGCTTCTGCTTGTGTAATCTCGCCTTGCAGGTATGGCTGCAAAGCAACTTGATTGACTTGTCCCAAGGTGGGTGCCATCACGAACAGGGTCAAGAACAGGGCCAGTCCGATGATCACCTGATTAGGCGGCATCTGCTGTGTAGCTAAGGCTGTTCTGACGAATCCAAGGACGATGACGATGCGCGTAAAGCATGTCATCAAGATCAAGATCGCAGGCGCCAGACTTAATACGGTAATCAGCAAGATGAGGTTTACCGTATTCCATACATTGTCTGGTTCGCTTGTATCTCCCAGGTCGATTCCGGGAATCATATCAACAGCGTACGCGTGACTCGGCAATGTGACAGCAATGGTAATAATAAGCATGAACCATATGGAAATCTTACGTCTAATCATCGTTCCGACCGCTCTTTCTCATCCTGTTGAATATCTGACATGATCTTGTCGATCTGACGGCTCTGCCCGGACACACGCTCCAGTCTATCCTGGAAGATCTGTTGAAAAGTCTGCTGATTGGGCAGATCGGACGCTATGTCGCTGCTGCGGCGGCGGTTGATGAAGCGC
Coding sequences:
- the fliQ gene encoding flagellar biosynthesis protein FliQ gives rise to the protein MSADFIIGLAGEAITTILKVSGPLLLVALIVGLIVSIFQATTQIQEQTLAFIPKIFAVFLAVLVFGEWIITVLYDFAYGLFNNLYRFIG
- the fliP gene encoding flagellar type III secretion system pore protein FliP (The bacterial flagellar biogenesis protein FliP forms a type III secretion system (T3SS)-type pore required for flagellar assembly.) → MIRRKISIWFMLIITIAVTLPSHAYAVDMIPGIDLGDTSEPDNVWNTVNLILLITVLSLAPAILILMTCFTRIVIVLGFVRTALATQQMPPNQVIIGLALFLTLFVMAPTLGQVNQVALQPYLQGEITQAEALDNAARPIKQFMLNQTREKDLLLFLEFSQAEKPTNVDEVPLTALIPAFAISELKTAFQMGFMIFIPFLIIDMIVSSVLMGMGMMMLPPVMISLPFKILLFVLVDGWHLVVRSLLLSFNV